The DNA region GGGCGCAGAAGCTGAAGTCGTTCTTCGCGCTCCTCGGCATCAGCATCGGGATCACGTTTCTCATCGCCGTGATCGCGATCGTCGAAGGCTTGAACAACTACGTTCGGGACGATTTCGCGGGCTCCCTCTTCGGCGTGAACACGTTCACCGTCGTGCGGCGGCCACAGATTCAGACAGGCGAGATCGACGAAGCGGAGCGTCGGCGGTGGCGGAGCAATCCCGAACTGACCATGCGCGACGTAGAGGTCGTGCAGGACGCGGCGCCAAACGCCCGGTACCTCGCGTATTATGCCAATTCGTTCGCCGGCTCGGTTCGTTACGGTCAGTACGAGCGGCGCAACGTGCGCATCATCGGAGGCTCGCCGGAGTACGAGGCAGTCCAGGGGTGGAAGGTGGAAGAGGGCCGCGGCCTCACCGCCATCGACGACACCCAGGCGCTCGCGGTCGCCGTCATCGGATCGCAGATCGCCGAGCGGCTCTTCCCCACGACGTCACCCATCGACAAACGCATCCGGGCGGGGGGACATCGCTTCCGGGTCGTCGGCGTCCTCGAACGGCAGGGCGGTTTCGCGGGGAATATTCGCGACGCCGCCATTCTCATCCCGTTCGAGACCTTTCAGCGCACAGTCACGCGCCGGCGGCTGGAGGTCGACGGAATCACGGTCAAGGTCAATTCGGCCGAGGAACTGGAACCGGCCATCGCCGAAGTCGAGGGGGCGATGCGGACCTTCCGCCGGCTGCGGCCGTCCCAGCCCAACGACTTCGGCATCGATACCTCCAGCGCCGTGCTCGACGTATGGGCGACCGTAAACCGGGTCCTCATGACCGCCCTGCCCGGTCTGGTCGGCATCTCGCTCGTCGTGGGGGGGATCGTGATCATGAACATCATGCTGCTCTCGGTTACGGACC from Candidatus Palauibacter australiensis includes:
- a CDS encoding ABC transporter permease codes for the protein MRFWEGIRLSLQQVRAQKLKSFFALLGISIGITFLIAVIAIVEGLNNYVRDDFAGSLFGVNTFTVVRRPQIQTGEIDEAERRRWRSNPELTMRDVEVVQDAAPNARYLAYYANSFAGSVRYGQYERRNVRIIGGSPEYEAVQGWKVEEGRGLTAIDDTQALAVAVIGSQIAERLFPTTSPIDKRIRAGGHRFRVVGVLERQGGFAGNIRDAAILIPFETFQRTVTRRRLEVDGITVKVNSAEELEPAIAEVEGAMRTFRRLRPSQPNDFGIDTSSAVLDVWATVNRVLMTALPGLVGISLVVGGIVIMNIMLLSVTDRTREIGLRKSLGARRRDVLFQFLTEASTLSIAGAALGIGTGFGMAFLVERIWSLPAAVSVPAMIVSLVLGLGVGIASGLYPAYRAARLDPIEALRFE